The region AACCGCAGCCTGGCCGGCGACGTGAACATGCGGGTCTTCGAGGGCCTGTGCAGCGGGTCGCTGCTGCTCACCGACGCCCTGGACGAGGGGGGGCTGCCGGACCTTTTCCGCGACGGCGTCCACCTGGCGACGTATCGCGACGCCGAGGAGCTGCTGGACAAGCTCGATTTCTACCTGGGACGTGACTCGCTGCGCGAGAAGGTCGCGACGGCGGGGGCGGCGGAGGTCGTCCGCGGCCACACCTACCGCCACCGGATGGAACGAATCCTCGCCGCGGCCGAAGCCCTGCCGACCGCGGTCGCGCCGGGCTTCGCCGCGCCTCGAGGTCGCGAGGGGTTCCAAGAGCGGTCCTACTTCGGGCACGCCCGCCCGGAGCTGGTCGAGCTGGTCCCCGACGGGGCCCGCCGGATCCTGGACGCCGGCTGCGGGGCGGGGCGGCTCGGCGAGGCCCTCAAGGCTCGCGGCGGGGTCGAGGTGGTCGGCGTCGAAGTCGACGAGGCCGCGGCGGCGGCCGCGCGGGGGCGTCTCGACCGCGTCCACGTCGGCGACCTGGAGGCCCTCGACCTCGACTTCGAAGCCGAGCCGTTCGACGCGATCGTCTGCGGGGACGTCCTGGAGCACCTCCGCGATCCGGACCGCTGGCTCGCCCGCGCGAGGCGCTGGCTCGAGCCCGACGGCCGGCTGATCGCCAGCGTCCCCAACGTCCGCCACCACAGCGTGGTCCGGTCGCTGCTGCGGGGCAACTGGACCTACGAGTCGGCCGGCCTGCTCGACCGAACCCACCTGAGGTTTTTCACGCGCCGCGAGGTCGAGAAGCTGCTCTTCCGCGCCGGCTTCGAGATCGAGTCGATGGCCTACGTGGAAGGGCCCGGCGACGGGGCCGAGCGGCCGAGGAGGACGGGGGAGGTCCGCATCGGCGGGCTGCACGTCGGCGGGCTGTCCGAGGCCGAGGCCGAGGAGTTCTACGCGTACCAGTACCTCGTCCGCGCGCGGCCGCGGCCCGAGCCGGACTTCGGACTCACCTCGATCGTCGTCGTCGCGCGCGACGAGCTGCCCTACACGAGGCTGTGCCTGGACGGCGTGTTCCGCCTGACCGACGAGCCGTTCGAGCTGATCGTGGTCGACAACGGCTCGACCGACGGGACCCCCGAATACGTCGAGGAGCTGCCCGGCGTCCGGCTGATCCGCAACGACGCCAACCTCGGCTTCCCGGCCGCGGCCAACCAGGGGATCGCCGCCGCGTCGGGCCGCCAGGTCCTCCTCCTCAACAACGACGTCGTGCCGACGACCGGCTGGCTCCGGCGGATGCTCCGCGCCCTGCACCGCGACCCGGCCGTCGGGCTGGTCGGCCCGTGCTCGAATCGGGTGGGCAGCGAGCAGCAGGTGGAGGTGGATTACGACGACCTCTCGGACCTCGACGGCTTCGCCTGGGACTGGGGGAGGGGCCGCGACGGCGAGACGCTCGAGACCGATCGGCTGATCGGCTTCTGCCTGCTCATCAAGCGCGAGGTGCTCGACCGCGTCGGCTCGCTCGACGAGCGATTCGGGATCGGCTGCTTCGAGGACGACGACCTCTGCCTGCGGGCGATCCGCGCGGGCTTCCGCGCCGTGATCGCGCGGGACGCGTTCGTGCACCATTTCGGCAGCCGCACGTTCCTCGGCGTCGGCGCCGACCTGGAGGCCGTCCTGCGCGAGAACGGGGAGAAGTTCCGGGCCAAATGGGCGGACGCGGCGGGACCTTCCGGCGATCCGCCCGCGGCCGATCCCGCGACGCCTCCGGCCCCGGCTTCGAAGTCGCCGGGGCCCTATCGCGCGGTCGCGACGCCCCGGGGGGGCCTCCTCCTGGAGCGGACCGACGTGCGGCTGTCCCTGTGCATGATCGTCCGCGACAACGCCGGGACCCTGCCGGCCTGCCTCGAGAGCGTCCGCCCCTGGGTCGACGAGATGGTGATCGTCGACACCGGGTCGACGGACCGGACGCCGGAGATCGTGGAGGACTACGGCGGCCGGCTCTTCCGCTTCCCCTGGTGCGACGACTTCTCGGCGGCCCGCAACGAGTCGCTGAAGCACGCCCGCGGCCGATGGATCTTCTGGATGGACTCGGACGACGTCATCCCGCCCGAGTGCGGCCGCGGGATGAGGGGGCTCGTCGTCGGCCGCGAGCCCGATGCGTCGATCCTGGGGTTCGTCATGCAGGTCCACTGCCCGGGCGGCGGCGAAGACGGGGAGGCCGACGTGACGGCGGTGGACCACGTGAAGCTCTTCCGCAACCGGCCGGACCTCCGGTTCGAGGGGCGGATCCACGAGCAGATCCTGCCCGCCATCCGCCGCGCCGGTGGGGACGTGGCGTGGACGGACTTCTACGTCGTCCACGCCGGCTCCGACCAAAGTCCGCAGGCGCAGGAGCGCAAGCGGGCGCGCGACCTCGGGATCCTCGCGCTGGAGGCGGCGGAACGCCCCGAGCATCCGTTCACGCTGTTCAACCTGGGCATGACGCACGTCGACGGCTCGAATTTCGAGGAGGGGGCCGGGTTCCTGCGCCGGAGCATCGCGGCGTCGACCCCGGGCGAGTCCCACCTGCGCAAGGCGTACGCGCTCCTGCTCCACGCGGAGATGAGGCGGGGACGCATGGAGGAGGCCCTGGACGTGAGCCGTTCGGCCAGGTCCCTGTTCCCGCAGGACCTGGAGCTGCGGTTCCGCGAAGGCGTGCTGCTCCACGACCTCGGGCGGCTGGAGGAGGCGGCCGAGGCCTACCGGGACGCCCTCTCCGTCCGCGAGGACCGCCATTTCTCGAGCGTCGACCGCGGCCTGGCGGGTTTCAAGGCGCGTCAGAACCTGGCCGTCGTCCTCTCCGACCTGGGCCGGCTGGAGGAATCGGCCCGGCAGTGGAGGCTCGTCGCGGACGAGATGCCGGATTACCGGCCGGGGTGGCGGGGCCTCGGCGAGGTCCTGATCCGCCTCGATCCCGCGAGGGCCGACGCCTTGGCCGACGAGATGGGGCGCCGGCCGTCCCTCCGGACCGAGGCCGCGCTGATGCGGAGCCGGGCCGCGTTCGCGCGAGGCGCGGCGGCCGAGGCCCTGCGCTGGAGCGAGGCGGCTTCGACCGAGGGCCCCGACGACCTGGAGGCGATGCGCTGGGCCTGCCAGCTCCGCTTCCAGGCGGGGGCGGCCGCCGAGGCCGAGGAGGCGATCCGTCGGCTGCTCGGGCGGACCCCCGACGACGCCTCGGCCTGGCACAACCTGGGCACGCTCAAGCTCCAGCTCGGGAGCCACGAGGAGGCGGAGGGCTGCTACCGCGAATCCCTGCGGCTCCGCCCCGATCACGCGTCGACCCACCTGCACCTGGGATACGCCCTCAAAGGGGGGGGACGCCCGTCGGAGGCCGCCGCGGCCTGGCTCGACGCCCTCCGCCTGGCGCCGGACGACCCCGCCGCCCTGGAGGAGCTCGGCCGCCTCGAACGATGACGGCGGCGGCCGCCGGGCTTGCGGCGTCGCGGTGGAGGATCCGACGAGTCGGGAGGCGGCGATGACGTTGGTGCAGATCGTCGGGCCCACGGATCGATGGGTCCTGCATTCCCTCGCGCGGAAGCTGGCGTCCAAGCTCCCGTACGCGACCTTCGCGCCGTGGCGGCCCCGGCCGCTTTCGGGGGGGATCGCCTATTACGTGAACTACGCCCTCTACGAGGCGCCGAGCGGCGGCCTCGACGTGGGCTTCTTCACCCACGTCGAGGACGAAGCGGGGTTCCTCGACCGGGCGCGTCGGATGGACCACTGCGTCTCGATGTCGAAGCTCTACGCGGATTGGCTGCGCGATCGGGGCGTCCTCCATGCGACCCACGTGCCGATGGGGTTCGACTACTACCGCTTCCGTCCCAAGCTCGTCCTCGGCGTCGTCGGCCGGCTCGAGCACCCGCGGAAGGGGATGGCCCTCGTGGAACGGCTTCGGAGGCTGGATTTCGTCGAGCTGGTCGCCACGGGCGGCCTGCTCGAGGAGGACGCCCTCCGCGAGGCCTACCAGAGGGTCGACTACGTGCTCATCCCCGCCACGGTGGAGGGCGGGCCGATGAGCCTGCTCGAGGGCCTGGGCAGCGGCCGGCCGGTCATCGCCCCGGCGGGCGTGGGCATGGTGCCCGAATTCGAAGGCTCGCCCCAGGTCCTCCTGTACCCGGCCGGGGACGCCGACGCGTTGGAGGAGCTGGTCGCCTCGCGGCACCGGGAGAAGCTCGCCCGGGGCCGTCCGGTGCAGGGCCGGACCTGGGACGACTGGGCGAGGTCCCACCACGAGCTCTTCGCCGAGATCCTGCGAGAGCGCGGCCTCGCCCTGCCGGAGCCGGCGGAGGGGTTCCGATTCGGCCTGATGGGGGAGATCGACGTCCCGTTCGATGCGGACGTCGAGGCGCTGGAGGCCGTGATCGACGGCGTCTCGCGGAGCCTCTACTTCGGCGGGCCGGGCCCGGCCCGCCGGGACCTCTCCCGATGGGTCCGCGAGTTCCCGTGCGTCGAGACGCTGCTGGATCGCCTCTGAACCCCGGCCGGAGGGCCGGCGAAGTCCCGGGAGGATCGCCGATGGGTCGATTTTCGGACGTCTTGATGGACCACTTCACCTATCCGCGCAACTCGGGCGCCCTGGAGGCCCCCGACCGGGTCGGCCTGGCCGGCAGCCCGGGGCAGGGCCCCTTCATGTCCCTGCACCTGAGGCTGGAAGGCCGGACGGTGGCCGCCGCCCGGTTCCAGACCTACGGCTGCGGCGCGAGCATCGCCGCCGGCTCGATGCTCACCGAGATGGTCGTCGGGCGGACCGTGGACGAATGTCGGGCCCTGACCGCCGAACGCCTCTCCGAGGCCCTCGAGGGCTTCCCTCCCGACAAGCTGCACTGCCCCGTGCTCGCCGTCGCGGCCCTGCATCGGGCTTTGGAGGGGGACGCGTGAGCGGCACGGCCGTCACGCCGGGCGGGCCAGGGGGCCGAGCCGCCGGGCGAGCAACGACGCGTCGGACAGGTCGATCCGGCCGGCCCCGCCCGCGAGCTCGAGGAACCGGCGGCACTCGCGCCGGTACTCGGGCCCGACGTCCGCCTCGCCGAGCCTCGACCGCAGCCGCGACGCGACCCCCTCGGTCCATTTGAAGTGATGGACCAGGTAGCCGTCGCCGGGGCCCGCGGGCGGGGGCTCGTAGGAGACGCCGAGGGCGTCGTGGTTGACGCCGCCCCGCAGCCTGGCGCCCGCGCGGCAGATCATGACCTTCTGGGTCCACCCGCCGAGCGCGCCGCCCGTCAGCTCGCATCCGATCGGGAACTGGAGCCCGAGGTCCGGATCGGGGCGGACCGGCGCGAGGACGCCCCCCTCGGCCACGCGGTCGACGAGGCGGCCCCGGACGGCCCGGTCCCGACGTCGGCCCAGCGGCCCGACGACCTCCGCCAGCGGCGCCGGATACTCGTGGAATTCGTCCAGGTCCAGCCGCATGACGAAGTCGTCGGCGTCCACCCCGGCGGCGCGCAGGACGCGTTCTTCGACCGCCGCCTTCTCGGGGTCCGCGAAGCGGTCGCACTCGACCCAGGTCGCCGCGGCCGGCCGCCCCGCGGCCGCCTCCGCGGCCCTGGCCGCCAGGGCGCCGCGCGTCGGCGTGCGCACCACGACGAACGTCCGGCGCACGCCGAGCCGGTCGTAGTGCTCCAGGAAGTGGGGCAGCAGCCCGTGGTCCTCGTAGATCGAGACGACGGCGTAGACGCTCGCGCCCATGAGGGGGACGACCTCCGAAAGTCCGAAAAGGTTCGTCAGCTCGGAGGGAACAGCTCGGACCATTCCCGGAGCGCCCCGCCCAGGCGTCGCAGGTAGTCGACCTCCCCGCGGGCCAGGTCCTGGCCCACCCGCCGGATGCACTCGCAGGGCGTCGCGCAGCCCGAGAGGTCGACGGCGTCGACGACCCGCCAGAATCGCTCGTTGAACCCGATCCCCGGGGCTTCCTTGACCAGGTTCTGATAGACGTCGCTGGCGCGGGCGTGCCGCACCCACGGGCGGCCCATCGTGATCTGCCAGCCCAGGTGGTCGCACGCCTTCTGGGCGATCACCCCGAACCAGATGTCGTCGAATCGGCGGTACGGCCACCCTTCCCCCTGGAGCGGGAAGTACGCCAGCGGGGCGAATTCCCGCCGGAAGCACAGGTTCATGCCGCAGATCGGCGCATACTGGCCGCGCGGCAGGACCCGCCCGTCGTCCGGCGGGACGAAGTCGGTCATGGTCCCCCTCACGAGCTGGTGGGGGGCGTCGAAATCCGGGACGCCCGTCCACAGGCCGACGTTGAGCATCACGTTCGGCAGGACGCCCCGGTCGTCGTAAGGGAGCCCGCGGGTCCGCAGGCCGGGCACGCTCTCGGACCATCGCGGCGTCGCGTGCAGGGCCTGGAGGTGCTCGGACAGGTAATCCCGGCCGGGCAGGGGGAGGCAGTCGTCGTCGAGCGTCACGACGTGGCGGCAGCCGATCCGATGGGCCTTCCAGAATCCGAAGCAGCGGATCGCCGAGTCGCGGCGCGAGACGATCCAGGAGGAGCCGCCCAGCTCGGCGTCGATCTCGGACCACGAATAATGGTGCGGCGTATCGACGTCGAAAGTGCGGGCCGGGCCGTCCTCGACCACGACCAGGACGTCCCAGAAGCGGGCCGACCCCCAGGCGTCGAGGAATCCGGCGAGCTGCGCCTCGCGGCAGCTCGGGACGACCAACGCGGTGGTCATGCGCGACCCTCCGGTTCCTTCGAGCGGTCGCGAACGGCCCCGGACGTCGGAGGCCGGGACGTCTCGCCCCAACGCCGACGGTGCGGGTAGATCGCGGGGTCCTGGAAGAGGTAGTACCAGGACGCCTCCATCGTCCAGGGATTGATCGGCGGGTCCGTCCAATCCTCGCCGGTCTTGCCGACGGCCGAGTCGCAGACGTCATACAGGTCGCGCCAGAGGGCCAGGGGGCGGGCGCGGATCGCCGAGCGGGGCGCGGCCCACATCGCCCCGTATCCGAACCAGAGCGGTTCGGGACGCGGGCACTCGAAGATGTAGGACCACGTCGCGGGGTTGTACCAGCCCCGTTCGGAGCCGATCGCGTGCCCTTTCAGGGTCGCGTCGCCGTAGCGGACCTCGAATCGCCCGACCGTCTCGACCCTGTCGCGAGCCTTGACCTCGGCGGGCGGATGGTGGCGCAGGTAACGCTGGGTCAGGGAGGTCGGCCGGTCGTACGGCGCGTCCAGCCGCTTGAGGAAGTCGCGGGCGTGGTCGAACGGATCGCCCTGCGCGAAGAACGTCCAGTCGGCCAGGCGGTCGTAGTGGGCGATGATGTGGCGGAGCATGGATCCGGCCTCCCGCTTGACGTTGGGGAGGTGGACGTGCCCGGGTTCGGCGCAGCCCGGGTCCTTGCAATAGACGATCACCGGCATCTCGACGCATGCGAGCCAGGCGAGGTCTTCCCTGTATCGGGACACGACGAGGCGACGCTCGGGCGGCGCCCCTCGGGAGGGCGGCGAGGGAGACGTCGCCCCTGGAGGTCGGGAGGGATCCTCGTCTCGGCGAGGGGCCCCGGAACGATCGATCGCGTGCACGTCGGATCCAGCCCTCGTCAACGTCGGCCTCGACACCTCTCGTCGCCCCTTCGGATCGGAAGGAGCCCAGGATCCGCCAGGCGGCTGGATCGCCATATCATACCGACGTCGGGCCAAGTCGGAAGCGGGTTCCCGCAAAACCGCACGCCTCGGCGAGGCCGGCGACGGCTTGCGTGATCGCCAATTAAATCATATAATGATTTTTGCAGAGAAATTAATTTCTCGAAATGTCGATCGTCCCCGCGGGCGGATCCGCAAACACCTCGTCGGCCCGATAAAGTCGCACCCCCAATAACTCGGGAGGCGGATTCGTGGACCCTACGTTCCCCCGCATCGAGGTCCATCCGGTCGACCACTGCAACCTGGCCTGCATCGGCTGCAACCACGCCGCGCCCCACAAGCCCAAGACGGTGCACGACGTCGCCGACTACTGCCGCTGGCTCGACCTCCTGCGCGAAGCCGGCCACGCCTGGAACGCCCTGGGGATCTCGGGGGGCGAGCCGTTCCTGCACCCGGACATCCAGGGCTTCTGCCGCGAGATCAGGGCGAGACACCCCGATTGCGCGATCGAGATCTTCACCAACGCCTTCTGGGTGCGGGGCTCCGACGCGTTCGACAGGTACGAAGGCGTCCTCGCCAGCGTGGACCGGGTCATGATCTCCCACTACAAGCCCATCGTGGACCGGATCGGCTGGGAGCGGTTCGTCGCCTTGGAGGACGAGCTGCGACGGCGGTTCGGCGTCGAGGTGGGGAGCTTCCAGGCGGGAGTCGTCGGCCGCTTCGCCCAGGTCGAGTTCTTTGAAGAACCCCGCCCCATCGCCGCGTCCCACCCCTGCGCGGTCAAGGACTGCACGCAGCTGCGGACGAGCGGCCTGCTGTACCGTTGCACTTACGGCCATCACCTGGAGACCGACCTGCCGTCGGCCGGGTTCCGCCACCCCGACCAGTGGTTCGACCTGGCCTCGGAGCTCGGCTCGAGGGACCTGCGGGCGTGGCGGGCCAAATGGCCTCTGGGCTCGTGCCACTTCTGCGGATGCGGCGAAGGCCGGGAAACCTGGACCCCCTGGGTGAGCGACCCGGGGATCCGCGGCATGGACAAGGCCGCGTACGGGGACCGTGTGAAGGCGCTCGTCGAGGGGGGCGAATGAGGCGGCCGGTGATCCGCCCCGAGCTGCCGATCATGCCGCCGTGAAACGGTTTCGCGACATAACGCCAATTGTTGGACGCAAGATCTGAAGCCAGGCTCGCAGCAGGGTTTCGCGAGGCATCGGCGGGAGCGACGCGTATCAATGGGACCGGGGCAGATTAAGTGCAACTCACCTTTGCAGCGAATCTCGCTCGATATGGATACTGAAGAACGGATCGACTGGGAGGAGAACCGGAAGGCCAATCAACTCTGCCAGGAGATCCGTCTCGCGACGCGGCTCCGGCAATGCTTCCGGGCGGTCGAGGCCCGCGACAGTCTCGCCGTCCAGGACGAGATCCCCCTGGTGATTCAGCAACTCTACCTCTTCCTGGATCATCTCCTGGGCCCCGATGACTCTTGGGAATCGCGAGGACGTTGGTTCGATGACATGATCCAGGTGGAATACCAGCTGCTGCCCGGCCGGTTCGTCATCTCCGGCGGGCTCGTCTGGGGCTTGCTCTCCGACCCCGGCCCCCAGTGGTCGGAGCCGTTCTACGCCGACGTCACGATCGATGCGAAGCGTAGCGAGACGGATTCGTATCTCATCCGATTCGGCCGCCTGGACGACGGCGACGAATCAGGCCGTCTCCAACTAGGCTTCCATGCGAGTCCGGGCGGGCCGTCGGATTCGGTCGCCGACCTCTGGGAAGGGAAGGCTGACTGGAGATACGAGTTCCGAAAGGCCGCCTTGGACGGCTCCAAGGAGCAGCCGGGTTGAGGCCTTTCGAGCGGCGGAACGGCCTCGTCGCAATCCGCAAAATTGAACCAAGGCATCGCATTGGGACATAACCCCCATTATCGGACCCAGAAAGGAGTTGCTGGAGGATATGGAGTCTGAACCCGAGGCCGACGACGATTCGACGTTGTCCAACATGGCGAGCGAGCTGATGTCCCGGGGGATGTCCGAGGAAGAAGCATGGGACTACTTGGGACGGAAGATGCCGGAGCTCATGGATAAGAGCGGAGCGATCCTCCTGGAAGCCCTCAAGGACGAAGCTCCAGAGATGCTCAAGGACAGGCTGGCGACCCGCACCCGATTCCGAAGGAGGCTGCAAAAAGAGTGGGGCGAGCCGTTTCGCTTGCTGCGAATGCTTGCCGAAATGGTTCGCGAAGTCGGCAGGGAGTTCAACGCCAAACATCGTCCATCCGCAGCAGCCGACAACGACCTGGTGTTCGAAGCGCTCCTCCGGCTTCACCAACGAGCATGTTTATTAGTCGAAGAGGTGTTCTGTCTTCTTGAAGGAGGCTTTGCGTCCGGGGCCCACTCACGGTGGCGGACGCTCCATGAAGTCACGATAGTGTCGTACTTCATCGAAGAATCGGGGCAGGACGTGGCCGAGAGGTATCTCCTCCATCACGTGGTTGAAACGTGCAAGTCGGCTGAGATATTTCAACAACACTGTGAATCTCTCGGGCAAGAACCACTAACTGATGACGAACTGCAACAGCATCGAGACGCTAGAGAGTCTTTGTGCAACCGCTTCGGAAAGGCATACCGCCTTGACTGGGGATGGGCCGCTGATGCGTTGAACGACCCCAATCCAAGCTTCACGAGCATAGAACGCGCCGTGAAGCTCGAGCATCTCCGACCTTACTTCCGACTCGCTTGCCACCCGAACCACGCGGGTTCGATAGCCCTGAGGAACGACTTGGGTAGCAGCCTGAACCCCGACGACTCGATGATGGTGATGTCGAGCGCCAGCAACGCCGGCCTCGCCGAGGCTGGAATCGGAACCGCTTTGTCCCTGTACCAAGTCACCGTGAACCTGCTCAACCACTACGAAATCGACTCGTTGCGGACCTTGACGGAACTGGGCGCGATGAAACTCTTATCCGACGAGGTCCACGAAGCTTTCGCCATGGTAGACGAGCGGCTCGCAATCAAAGCTCCCATAATCAGGGAACGGCTGAGTCGATTCGAGGCTCTGAACGAGAAGAAGCCTGAAGCAGATAAGCCATAACCCCGAGGCCATCCGCTCCGGGGCGGGGCGGATGGCCTCGGGCATCTCGCCGGGCCGCTTGTGGACGGCGGCGGGCGAGACCCTCAGGACCTTAGCGACGACTGATGAAGCTGGCGGCCGAACTCAGTTTCCTTTGACGATCTGTTCAAGTCGCTCCACCCGCTCTAACAGACGTAGGACGCTGTTCGCCATACTCCGCATGTCGAATCCGCGTGGGTTCCCTGCGACGCTCTTGTTTCTTACCGGATCGCCCACGAGGGTCATGGCGGCGCGGATGTCCCCGGACGTAGCAGTGGGATCATCCGTTAGAGACAGGGTCGCCCGAAGGATCTCGCCCGATACTATCTCCTTCGCAGCTCCTGCGAGGCACTGCACATAATTGATCTCGATGGTGCCCTCGGAAGCGATGACGTCGTCACCGCCCTCCCCGA is a window of Planctomyces sp. SH-PL62 DNA encoding:
- a CDS encoding iron-sulfur cluster assembly scaffold protein, which encodes MGRFSDVLMDHFTYPRNSGALEAPDRVGLAGSPGQGPFMSLHLRLEGRTVAAARFQTYGCGASIAAGSMLTEMVVGRTVDECRALTAERLSEALEGFPPDKLHCPVLAVAALHRALEGDA
- a CDS encoding DUF5677 domain-containing protein, with protein sequence MESEPEADDDSTLSNMASELMSRGMSEEEAWDYLGRKMPELMDKSGAILLEALKDEAPEMLKDRLATRTRFRRRLQKEWGEPFRLLRMLAEMVREVGREFNAKHRPSAAADNDLVFEALLRLHQRACLLVEEVFCLLEGGFASGAHSRWRTLHEVTIVSYFIEESGQDVAERYLLHHVVETCKSAEIFQQHCESLGQEPLTDDELQQHRDARESLCNRFGKAYRLDWGWAADALNDPNPSFTSIERAVKLEHLRPYFRLACHPNHAGSIALRNDLGSSLNPDDSMMVMSSASNAGLAEAGIGTALSLYQVTVNLLNHYEIDSLRTLTELGAMKLLSDEVHEAFAMVDERLAIKAPIIRERLSRFEALNEKKPEADKP
- a CDS encoding glycosyltransferase, with the translated sequence MTLVQIVGPTDRWVLHSLARKLASKLPYATFAPWRPRPLSGGIAYYVNYALYEAPSGGLDVGFFTHVEDEAGFLDRARRMDHCVSMSKLYADWLRDRGVLHATHVPMGFDYYRFRPKLVLGVVGRLEHPRKGMALVERLRRLDFVELVATGGLLEEDALREAYQRVDYVLIPATVEGGPMSLLEGLGSGRPVIAPAGVGMVPEFEGSPQVLLYPAGDADALEELVASRHREKLARGRPVQGRTWDDWARSHHELFAEILRERGLALPEPAEGFRFGLMGEIDVPFDADVEALEAVIDGVSRSLYFGGPGPARRDLSRWVREFPCVETLLDRL
- a CDS encoding radical SAM protein, which encodes MDPTFPRIEVHPVDHCNLACIGCNHAAPHKPKTVHDVADYCRWLDLLREAGHAWNALGISGGEPFLHPDIQGFCREIRARHPDCAIEIFTNAFWVRGSDAFDRYEGVLASVDRVMISHYKPIVDRIGWERFVALEDELRRRFGVEVGSFQAGVVGRFAQVEFFEEPRPIAASHPCAVKDCTQLRTSGLLYRCTYGHHLETDLPSAGFRHPDQWFDLASELGSRDLRAWRAKWPLGSCHFCGCGEGRETWTPWVSDPGIRGMDKAAYGDRVKALVEGGE
- a CDS encoding glycosyltransferase, whose amino-acid sequence is MSIRRVALIYDDTHRPETTGTYCRRALAEVAEVEHFTPAELDRVPRAGFDLHLYVDDGMGYPAPADLRPSAWWAIDTHLDFDRCLEKAAACDLTFAAQRDGAEALKSAGVATASWLPLACDPQVHGRQQVDKAYDFAFVGHVFPGPRADLLDLLRRRRPACFVGNAYFEEMARIYSAARVVFNRSLAGDVNMRVFEGLCSGSLLLTDALDEGGLPDLFRDGVHLATYRDAEELLDKLDFYLGRDSLREKVATAGAAEVVRGHTYRHRMERILAAAEALPTAVAPGFAAPRGREGFQERSYFGHARPELVELVPDGARRILDAGCGAGRLGEALKARGGVEVVGVEVDEAAAAAARGRLDRVHVGDLEALDLDFEAEPFDAIVCGDVLEHLRDPDRWLARARRWLEPDGRLIASVPNVRHHSVVRSLLRGNWTYESAGLLDRTHLRFFTRREVEKLLFRAGFEIESMAYVEGPGDGAERPRRTGEVRIGGLHVGGLSEAEAEEFYAYQYLVRARPRPEPDFGLTSIVVVARDELPYTRLCLDGVFRLTDEPFELIVVDNGSTDGTPEYVEELPGVRLIRNDANLGFPAAANQGIAAASGRQVLLLNNDVVPTTGWLRRMLRALHRDPAVGLVGPCSNRVGSEQQVEVDYDDLSDLDGFAWDWGRGRDGETLETDRLIGFCLLIKREVLDRVGSLDERFGIGCFEDDDLCLRAIRAGFRAVIARDAFVHHFGSRTFLGVGADLEAVLRENGEKFRAKWADAAGPSGDPPAADPATPPAPASKSPGPYRAVATPRGGLLLERTDVRLSLCMIVRDNAGTLPACLESVRPWVDEMVIVDTGSTDRTPEIVEDYGGRLFRFPWCDDFSAARNESLKHARGRWIFWMDSDDVIPPECGRGMRGLVVGREPDASILGFVMQVHCPGGGEDGEADVTAVDHVKLFRNRPDLRFEGRIHEQILPAIRRAGGDVAWTDFYVVHAGSDQSPQAQERKRARDLGILALEAAERPEHPFTLFNLGMTHVDGSNFEEGAGFLRRSIAASTPGESHLRKAYALLLHAEMRRGRMEEALDVSRSARSLFPQDLELRFREGVLLHDLGRLEEAAEAYRDALSVREDRHFSSVDRGLAGFKARQNLAVVLSDLGRLEESARQWRLVADEMPDYRPGWRGLGEVLIRLDPARADALADEMGRRPSLRTEAALMRSRAAFARGAAAEALRWSEAASTEGPDDLEAMRWACQLRFQAGAAAEAEEAIRRLLGRTPDDASAWHNLGTLKLQLGSHEEAEGCYRESLRLRPDHASTHLHLGYALKGGGRPSEAAAAWLDALRLAPDDPAALEELGRLER
- a CDS encoding DUF3431 domain-containing protein; the encoded protein is MSRYREDLAWLACVEMPVIVYCKDPGCAEPGHVHLPNVKREAGSMLRHIIAHYDRLADWTFFAQGDPFDHARDFLKRLDAPYDRPTSLTQRYLRHHPPAEVKARDRVETVGRFEVRYGDATLKGHAIGSERGWYNPATWSYIFECPRPEPLWFGYGAMWAAPRSAIRARPLALWRDLYDVCDSAVGKTGEDWTDPPINPWTMEASWYYLFQDPAIYPHRRRWGETSRPPTSGAVRDRSKEPEGRA